In the genome of Raphanus sativus cultivar WK10039 chromosome 4, ASM80110v3, whole genome shotgun sequence, one region contains:
- the LOC108839266 gene encoding LOW QUALITY PROTEIN: transcription factor MYB86 (The sequence of the model RefSeq protein was modified relative to this genomic sequence to represent the inferred CDS: inserted 1 base in 1 codon; deleted 3 bases in 2 codons) codes for MGRHSCCYKQKLRKGLWSPEEDXKLLNYITRHGHGCWSSVPKLAGLQRCGKSCRLRWINYLRPDLKRGAFSQDEESLIIELHAALGNRWSQIATRLPGRTDNEIKNFWNSCLKKKLRRKGIDPTTHKPIISELQTHNVIDQKLTSLNTSEVVKSTASINNHDQSMVVLSQTGPWGTRRPRPRVIKTLSFCFSSSSTQTVSDQIVSLISSMSTSSSPTPMTSNFNPIPNNWELNYCNNTVPSHSNSIYSAFFGNHYTEATQITNTNNNNILLDQHPHQDMKSWAPEILHYTDHNQSSETVFEAEVKPDIAKYYWRSISSSPSPNERAATLLHDADVEFYGRSLQKPNIMAFDQKLRLVNIC; via the exons ATGGGAAGGCATTCTTGTTGTTATAAGCAAAAGCTTAGAAAAGGCCTTTGGTCtcctgaagaag gaaaactTCTCAATTACATAACAAGACATGGTCATGGCTGTTGGAGTTCTGTTCCCAAACTCGCAG GTTTGCAGAGATGTGGAAAGAGTTGTAGGCTGAGGTGGATAAACTATTTGAGACCAGACTTAAAGAGAGGAGCTTTCTCTCAAGACGAAGAAAGCTTGATCATTGAGCTCCATGCTGCGTTAGGCAACAG ATGGTCTCAGATCGCAACTCGGTTACCAGGAAGAACAGACAACGAGATCAAAAACTTTTGGAACTCTTGTCTTAAGAAGAAGCTGAGAAGAAAAGGCATTGATCCAACAACACATAAACCAATAATAAGCGAACTTCAGACTCATAACGTCATAGATCAGAAGCTGACGTCATTAAATACTTCGGAAGTAGTAAAGTCAACGGCTTCGATAAACAACCATGATCAGTCGATGGTCGTCTTATCACAAACAGGTCCCTGGGGTACCCGGCGACCCCGACCACGGGTAATCAAAACGCTGAGTTTTTGCTTCAGTTCAAGTTCTACCCAAACGGTTTCAGACCAGATCGTATCTTTGATCTCATCAATGTCCACGTCATCATCTCCGACACCAATGACTTCAAACTTCAATCCTATTCCAAACAACTGGGAACTCAACTACTGCAACAACACAGTTCCATCTCATAGCAACAGTATCTACAGTGCTTTCTTTGGTAATCATTACACAGAAGCTACCCAAATCACGaatactaataat aataatatattattagatcAGCATCCTCACCAAGACATGAAGTCATGGGCACCAGAGATTCTTCATTACACAGACCATAACCAAAGCTCAGAAACT GTTTTTGAAGCAGAAGTGAAGCCAGACATTGCCAAGTACTACTGGAGATCAATATCATCATCGCCATCACCAAATGAAAGAGCTGCCACATTACTACATGATGCTGACGTGGAGTTTTACGGTAGAAGTCTTCAAAAACCTAATATCATGGCGTTTGATCAGAAGCTTAGATTAGTTAACATATGCTAG